In one Tachysurus fulvidraco isolate hzauxx_2018 chromosome 16, HZAU_PFXX_2.0, whole genome shotgun sequence genomic region, the following are encoded:
- the ptk2bb gene encoding protein tyrosine kinase 2 beta, b isoform X1, which yields MAGDTNTLSWRVLSPDFDGPKSPVFALAGEKGPVKILKVCFSSSNNLKNFKLVKCDSSWQIRAIIQSILISGRLGPNVQNASCFGLRLKHLKSEEHHWLHPDLTVGEVEQRYEKLHVEAEWRYDLRIRYIPANFLEKFKEDRTSLLYLYHQVRSDYMQHYSSKVSDGMALQLGCLEIRRFYKDMNAKGLEKKSNFELLEKDVGLDLFFPQKLIDSMKPKQLRKMIQQTFQQYCTLKEEECMVKFFKTYGEFINFNEEVFPCELVQGWSLTVDLVIGARGIRQRAQSDSSTVCLAEFKQIRSIKCTAQSDTKSLLDIDIKGAKQPFSVNVPTLAMAENMADLIDGYCRLENNTDSSLISRPNKNTELRNSLPAIPSCLGMPEPSKDNERHSRNSDIYCEIMDEKPPPPVVKYGISRKSIVLGRILGAGFFGEVFEGVYKKENGEKIKVAVKTCKECSPDIMDKFMSEAALMKKLDHPHIVSLIGIIEEEPVWIVMELYQHGELGDYLNKNQNTLTNVTLVLFSLQICKALVYLQGKNMVHRDIAVRNVLVATPDCVKLGDFGLSRYIENEEYYKASVTRLPIKWMAPESINFRRFTTASDVWMFAVCMWEILSRGQQPFFWLENREVINQLETGIRLPKPEQCPPALYSLMTRCWSYDPNERPTFTELVCKINDVHKMEKDLEAETERGRQRATRFLEPKFNFSEPPPKSIYLCMQPSRQNPGRFGNTLTIGLHIQLSEALCASSPDLVSPSDYQSPVDSTNNLVVPNMPVRRLSLGEGEFSVGPTSMEDAQRLWQLEKARMQETITKQKDEMVEDKQWLEKEEKLLDPKINESKVMEPDPQPNNNELQKPPEKPPRISVQPAPTAELDRSEDKVYQCVMDLVKMVVQLKNDVNTLPSSEYISIVKSVGMTLRDLISSVDEIIPSLQGAIRTEIEGTQKLLNKDMAELIGKMRLAQQNAITSLKEECKKQMLAAAHTLAMDAKNLLDAVDQARVRANLAKPKPESADSNDTD from the exons CAGTGGCCGTTTGGGACCTAATGTACAGAATGCCAGTTGCTTTGGCCTAAGACTCAAACATCTGAAGTCTGAGGAGCATCACTGGCTACATCCTGATTTGACTGTTGGTGAGGTAGAGCAGCGCTATGAAAAACTCCATGTGGAGGCAGAGTGGAG ATATGACCTGAGGATTCGCTACATACCAGCTAATTTCTTGGAGAAGTTTAAAGAAGACAGAACTTCACTGTTATATCTCTATCACCAG GTTCGCAGTGACTATATGCAGCACTACTCTAGTAAAGTCAGTGATGGTATGGCATTGCAGCTGGGTTGTCTGGAGATCAG GAGGTTTTACAAAGACATGAATGCCAAAGGCCTTGAGAAGAAGTCCAATTTTGAATTGCTAGA GAAAGATGTCGGACTAGACCTTTTTTTCCCACAGAAACTGATTGACAGTATGAAA CCGAAGCAACTCAGGAAGATGATCCAGCAGACGTTTCAGCAATATTGTACACTCAAAGAGGAAGAGTGCATGGTCAAATTCTTTAAGACCTATGGGGAATTCATTAACTTTAATGAAGAGGTTTTTCCTTGTGAACTAGTG CAAGGCTGGAGTCTAACAGTGGATTTAGTCATCGGAGCAAGAGGTATTCGCCAACGTGCACAAAGCGATTCATCg acaGTTTGTCTAGCTGAGTTTAAACAGATCCGAAGTATTAAGTGCACTGCACAAAGTGACACCAAATCTCTGCTAGACATTGACATCAAGGGAGCTAAACAG CCCTTCTCAGTCAATGTGCCTACGTTAGCAATGGCAGAGAACATGGCTGACCTGATCGATGGCTACTGCAGGTTGGAGAACAACACAGATTCATCATTAATATCTCGGCCCAATAAAA ATACAGAGCTCCGTAACTCCCTTCCTGCCATCCCCTCATG TCTAGGCATGCCTGAACCATCAAAAGATAATGAACGGCACAGTAGGA ATTCTGATATATACTGTGAAATTATGGATGAAAAACCTCCACCTCCTG TGGTGAAATACGGAATCTCGAGAAAGTCCATCGTTTTGGGACGTATTTTGGGCGCAGGTTTTTTTGGAGAGGTCTTTGAAGGAGTTTACAAAAAAGAG AATGGTGAGAAGATCAAAGTCGCTGTAAAGACCTGTAAAGAGTGCTCACCTGATATCATGGATAAATTCATGAGTGAAGCAG CTTTAATGAAAAAGCTGGACCACCCTCATATAGTGAGTCTGATAGGTATTATAGAGGAAGAACCTGTGTGGATCGTCATGGAGCTCTACCAGCATGGTGAG CTTGGAGATTACTTGAACAAAAACCAGAACACTTTGACCAATGTCACACTAGTCCTGTTTAGCCTACAGATCTGCAAAGCTCTGGTTTACTTACAGGGAAAGAACATGGTACACAG AGACATCGCGGTGAGAAATGTGCTTGTCGCCACACCAGACTGTGTGAAGCTCGGTGACTTTGGCCTATCCAGATACATAGAGAATGAGGAATATTACAAAG cttctgtTACACGATTGCCAATCAAGTGGATGGCCCCCGAGTCCATAAACTTCCGTCGGTTCACCACAGCCAGTGACGTGTGGATGTTTG CTGTCTGCATGTGGGAGATACTGAGTCGGGGGCAGCAGCCTTTCTTCTGGCTGGAAAACCGAGAAGTTATTAACCAGCTGGAGACGGGCATCAGACTGCCTAAGCCAGAGCAGTGCCCTCCTGCCCTGTACTCGCTCATGACCCGCTGCTGGAGCTACGACCCAAACGAGAGGCCCACCTTTACTGAACTTGTCTGCAAAATCAA TGATGTTCACAAAATGGAGAAGGACCTGGAAGCAGAGAcggagagaggcagacagagagccACCAGGTTTCTAGAGCCCAAGTTCAACTTTAGTGAACCTCCTCCAAAG TCTATTTATTTGTGCATGCAGCCCTCAAGACAAAACCCTGGTCGTTTTGGGAATACCCTCACCATCGGTCTGCACATCCAG CTAAGTGAGGCTTTGTGTGCCAGCTCTCCAGATTTGGTTAGTCCAAGTGATTATCAGTCTCCTGTAGACTCCACCAACAACCTCGTAGTTCCCAACATGCCTGTTCGGCGCCTCAGTCTTGGA GAGGGGGAGTTCAGCGTAGGACCAACCAGCATGGAGGACGCACAGCGCCTGTGGCAGTTAGAAAAGGCACGGATGCAGGAGACCATAACGAAACAGAAAGATGAGATGGTGGAGGACAAACAGTGGctggagaaagaggagaaactTCTG GACCCTAAAATAAATGAGAGCAAAGTGATG GAACCAGACCCTCAGCCGAATAACA ATGAACTTCAAAAGCCCCCTGAAAAGCCCCCAAGAATTTCCGTGCAG CCTGCCCCAACAGCAGAGCTAGATCGCTCTGAGGACAAGGTGTACCAGTGTGTCATGGATCTGGTTAAAATGGTAGTGCAGCTGAAAAATGATGTGAACACACTACCATCCTCTGAGTACATATCCATAGTCAAG TCTGTTGGAATGACGTTGAGGGATTTAATTTCCAGTGTTGATGAAATTATTCCCTCTTTACAAGGAGCTATAAGGACTGAG ATTGAGGGCACACAGAAGCTGCTGAATAAGGACATGGCGGAGCTGATTGGTAAGATGCGGCTGGCCCAACAAAACGCAATCACCTCTTTGAAGGAGGAGTGCAAGAAGCAGATGCTGGCAGCAGCTCACACGCTGGCCATGGATGCCAAAAACCTGCTGGATGCAG
- the ptk2bb gene encoding protein tyrosine kinase 2 beta, b isoform X2 has protein sequence MAGDTNTLSWRVLSPDFDGPKSPVFALAGEKGPVKILKVCFSSSNNLKNFKLVKCDSSWQIRAIIQSILISGRLGPNVQNASCFGLRLKHLKSEEHHWLHPDLTVGEVEQRYEKLHVEAEWRYDLRIRYIPANFLEKFKEDRTSLLYLYHQVRSDYMQHYSSKVSDGMALQLGCLEIRRFYKDMNAKGLEKKSNFELLEKDVGLDLFFPQKLIDSMKPKQLRKMIQQTFQQYCTLKEEECMVKFFKTYGEFINFNEEVFPCELVQGWSLTVDLVIGARGIRQRAQSDSSTVCLAEFKQIRSIKCTAQSDTKSLLDIDIKGAKQPFSVNVPTLAMAENMADLIDGYCRLENNTDSSLISRPNKNTELRNSLPAIPSCLGMPEPSKDNERHSRNSDIYCEIMDEKPPPPVVKYGISRKSIVLGRILGAGFFGEVFEGVYKKENGEKIKVAVKTCKECSPDIMDKFMSEAALMKKLDHPHIVSLIGIIEEEPVWIVMELYQHGELGDYLNKNQNTLTNVTLVLFSLQICKALVYLQGKNMVHRDIAVRNVLVATPDCVKLGDFGLSRYIENEEYYKASVTRLPIKWMAPESINFRRFTTASDVWMFAVCMWEILSRGQQPFFWLENREVINQLETGIRLPKPEQCPPALYSLMTRCWSYDPNERPTFTELVCKINDVHKMEKDLEAETERGRQRATRFLEPKFNFSEPPPKPSRQNPGRFGNTLTIGLHIQLSEALCASSPDLVSPSDYQSPVDSTNNLVVPNMPVRRLSLGEGEFSVGPTSMEDAQRLWQLEKARMQETITKQKDEMVEDKQWLEKEEKLLDPKINESKVMEPDPQPNNNELQKPPEKPPRISVQPAPTAELDRSEDKVYQCVMDLVKMVVQLKNDVNTLPSSEYISIVKSVGMTLRDLISSVDEIIPSLQGAIRTEIEGTQKLLNKDMAELIGKMRLAQQNAITSLKEECKKQMLAAAHTLAMDAKNLLDAVDQARVRANLAKPKPESADSNDTD, from the exons CAGTGGCCGTTTGGGACCTAATGTACAGAATGCCAGTTGCTTTGGCCTAAGACTCAAACATCTGAAGTCTGAGGAGCATCACTGGCTACATCCTGATTTGACTGTTGGTGAGGTAGAGCAGCGCTATGAAAAACTCCATGTGGAGGCAGAGTGGAG ATATGACCTGAGGATTCGCTACATACCAGCTAATTTCTTGGAGAAGTTTAAAGAAGACAGAACTTCACTGTTATATCTCTATCACCAG GTTCGCAGTGACTATATGCAGCACTACTCTAGTAAAGTCAGTGATGGTATGGCATTGCAGCTGGGTTGTCTGGAGATCAG GAGGTTTTACAAAGACATGAATGCCAAAGGCCTTGAGAAGAAGTCCAATTTTGAATTGCTAGA GAAAGATGTCGGACTAGACCTTTTTTTCCCACAGAAACTGATTGACAGTATGAAA CCGAAGCAACTCAGGAAGATGATCCAGCAGACGTTTCAGCAATATTGTACACTCAAAGAGGAAGAGTGCATGGTCAAATTCTTTAAGACCTATGGGGAATTCATTAACTTTAATGAAGAGGTTTTTCCTTGTGAACTAGTG CAAGGCTGGAGTCTAACAGTGGATTTAGTCATCGGAGCAAGAGGTATTCGCCAACGTGCACAAAGCGATTCATCg acaGTTTGTCTAGCTGAGTTTAAACAGATCCGAAGTATTAAGTGCACTGCACAAAGTGACACCAAATCTCTGCTAGACATTGACATCAAGGGAGCTAAACAG CCCTTCTCAGTCAATGTGCCTACGTTAGCAATGGCAGAGAACATGGCTGACCTGATCGATGGCTACTGCAGGTTGGAGAACAACACAGATTCATCATTAATATCTCGGCCCAATAAAA ATACAGAGCTCCGTAACTCCCTTCCTGCCATCCCCTCATG TCTAGGCATGCCTGAACCATCAAAAGATAATGAACGGCACAGTAGGA ATTCTGATATATACTGTGAAATTATGGATGAAAAACCTCCACCTCCTG TGGTGAAATACGGAATCTCGAGAAAGTCCATCGTTTTGGGACGTATTTTGGGCGCAGGTTTTTTTGGAGAGGTCTTTGAAGGAGTTTACAAAAAAGAG AATGGTGAGAAGATCAAAGTCGCTGTAAAGACCTGTAAAGAGTGCTCACCTGATATCATGGATAAATTCATGAGTGAAGCAG CTTTAATGAAAAAGCTGGACCACCCTCATATAGTGAGTCTGATAGGTATTATAGAGGAAGAACCTGTGTGGATCGTCATGGAGCTCTACCAGCATGGTGAG CTTGGAGATTACTTGAACAAAAACCAGAACACTTTGACCAATGTCACACTAGTCCTGTTTAGCCTACAGATCTGCAAAGCTCTGGTTTACTTACAGGGAAAGAACATGGTACACAG AGACATCGCGGTGAGAAATGTGCTTGTCGCCACACCAGACTGTGTGAAGCTCGGTGACTTTGGCCTATCCAGATACATAGAGAATGAGGAATATTACAAAG cttctgtTACACGATTGCCAATCAAGTGGATGGCCCCCGAGTCCATAAACTTCCGTCGGTTCACCACAGCCAGTGACGTGTGGATGTTTG CTGTCTGCATGTGGGAGATACTGAGTCGGGGGCAGCAGCCTTTCTTCTGGCTGGAAAACCGAGAAGTTATTAACCAGCTGGAGACGGGCATCAGACTGCCTAAGCCAGAGCAGTGCCCTCCTGCCCTGTACTCGCTCATGACCCGCTGCTGGAGCTACGACCCAAACGAGAGGCCCACCTTTACTGAACTTGTCTGCAAAATCAA TGATGTTCACAAAATGGAGAAGGACCTGGAAGCAGAGAcggagagaggcagacagagagccACCAGGTTTCTAGAGCCCAAGTTCAACTTTAGTGAACCTCCTCCAAAG CCCTCAAGACAAAACCCTGGTCGTTTTGGGAATACCCTCACCATCGGTCTGCACATCCAG CTAAGTGAGGCTTTGTGTGCCAGCTCTCCAGATTTGGTTAGTCCAAGTGATTATCAGTCTCCTGTAGACTCCACCAACAACCTCGTAGTTCCCAACATGCCTGTTCGGCGCCTCAGTCTTGGA GAGGGGGAGTTCAGCGTAGGACCAACCAGCATGGAGGACGCACAGCGCCTGTGGCAGTTAGAAAAGGCACGGATGCAGGAGACCATAACGAAACAGAAAGATGAGATGGTGGAGGACAAACAGTGGctggagaaagaggagaaactTCTG GACCCTAAAATAAATGAGAGCAAAGTGATG GAACCAGACCCTCAGCCGAATAACA ATGAACTTCAAAAGCCCCCTGAAAAGCCCCCAAGAATTTCCGTGCAG CCTGCCCCAACAGCAGAGCTAGATCGCTCTGAGGACAAGGTGTACCAGTGTGTCATGGATCTGGTTAAAATGGTAGTGCAGCTGAAAAATGATGTGAACACACTACCATCCTCTGAGTACATATCCATAGTCAAG TCTGTTGGAATGACGTTGAGGGATTTAATTTCCAGTGTTGATGAAATTATTCCCTCTTTACAAGGAGCTATAAGGACTGAG ATTGAGGGCACACAGAAGCTGCTGAATAAGGACATGGCGGAGCTGATTGGTAAGATGCGGCTGGCCCAACAAAACGCAATCACCTCTTTGAAGGAGGAGTGCAAGAAGCAGATGCTGGCAGCAGCTCACACGCTGGCCATGGATGCCAAAAACCTGCTGGATGCAG
- the ptk2bb gene encoding protein tyrosine kinase 2 beta, b isoform X3: MAGDTNTLSWRVLSPDFDGPKSPVFALAGEKGPVKILKVCFSSSNNLKNFKLVKCDSSWQIRAIIQSILISGRLGPNVQNASCFGLRLKHLKSEEHHWLHPDLTVGEVEQRYEKLHVEAEWRYDLRIRYIPANFLEKFKEDRTSLLYLYHQVRSDYMQHYSSKVSDGMALQLGCLEIRRFYKDMNAKGLEKKSNFELLEKDVGLDLFFPQKLIDSMKPKQLRKMIQQTFQQYCTLKEEECMVKFFKTYGEFINFNEEVFPCELVQGWSLTVDLVIGARGIRQRAQSDSSTVCLAEFKQIRSIKCTAQSDTKSLLDIDIKGAKQPFSVNVPTLAMAENMADLIDGYCRLENNTDSSLISRPNKNTELRNSLPAIPSCLGMPEPSKDNERHSRNSDIYCEIMDEKPPPPVVKYGISRKSIVLGRILGAGFFGEVFEGVYKKENGEKIKVAVKTCKECSPDIMDKFMSEAALMKKLDHPHIVSLIGIIEEEPVWIVMELYQHGELGDYLNKNQNTLTNVTLVLFSLQICKALVYLQGKNMVHRDIAVRNVLVATPDCVKLGDFGLSRYIENEEYYKASVTRLPIKWMAPESINFRRFTTASDVWMFAVCMWEILSRGQQPFFWLENREVINQLETGIRLPKPEQCPPALYSLMTRCWSYDPNERPTFTELVCKINDVHKMEKDLEAETERGRQRATRFLEPKFNFSEPPPKSIYLCMQPSRQNPGRFGNTLTIGLHIQLSEALCASSPDLVSPSDYQSPVDSTNNLVVPNMPVRRLSLGEGEFSVGPTSMEDAQRLWQLEKARMQETITKQKDEMVEDKQWLEKEEKLLEPDPQPNNNELQKPPEKPPRISVQPAPTAELDRSEDKVYQCVMDLVKMVVQLKNDVNTLPSSEYISIVKSVGMTLRDLISSVDEIIPSLQGAIRTEIEGTQKLLNKDMAELIGKMRLAQQNAITSLKEECKKQMLAAAHTLAMDAKNLLDAVDQARVRANLAKPKPESADSNDTD; the protein is encoded by the exons CAGTGGCCGTTTGGGACCTAATGTACAGAATGCCAGTTGCTTTGGCCTAAGACTCAAACATCTGAAGTCTGAGGAGCATCACTGGCTACATCCTGATTTGACTGTTGGTGAGGTAGAGCAGCGCTATGAAAAACTCCATGTGGAGGCAGAGTGGAG ATATGACCTGAGGATTCGCTACATACCAGCTAATTTCTTGGAGAAGTTTAAAGAAGACAGAACTTCACTGTTATATCTCTATCACCAG GTTCGCAGTGACTATATGCAGCACTACTCTAGTAAAGTCAGTGATGGTATGGCATTGCAGCTGGGTTGTCTGGAGATCAG GAGGTTTTACAAAGACATGAATGCCAAAGGCCTTGAGAAGAAGTCCAATTTTGAATTGCTAGA GAAAGATGTCGGACTAGACCTTTTTTTCCCACAGAAACTGATTGACAGTATGAAA CCGAAGCAACTCAGGAAGATGATCCAGCAGACGTTTCAGCAATATTGTACACTCAAAGAGGAAGAGTGCATGGTCAAATTCTTTAAGACCTATGGGGAATTCATTAACTTTAATGAAGAGGTTTTTCCTTGTGAACTAGTG CAAGGCTGGAGTCTAACAGTGGATTTAGTCATCGGAGCAAGAGGTATTCGCCAACGTGCACAAAGCGATTCATCg acaGTTTGTCTAGCTGAGTTTAAACAGATCCGAAGTATTAAGTGCACTGCACAAAGTGACACCAAATCTCTGCTAGACATTGACATCAAGGGAGCTAAACAG CCCTTCTCAGTCAATGTGCCTACGTTAGCAATGGCAGAGAACATGGCTGACCTGATCGATGGCTACTGCAGGTTGGAGAACAACACAGATTCATCATTAATATCTCGGCCCAATAAAA ATACAGAGCTCCGTAACTCCCTTCCTGCCATCCCCTCATG TCTAGGCATGCCTGAACCATCAAAAGATAATGAACGGCACAGTAGGA ATTCTGATATATACTGTGAAATTATGGATGAAAAACCTCCACCTCCTG TGGTGAAATACGGAATCTCGAGAAAGTCCATCGTTTTGGGACGTATTTTGGGCGCAGGTTTTTTTGGAGAGGTCTTTGAAGGAGTTTACAAAAAAGAG AATGGTGAGAAGATCAAAGTCGCTGTAAAGACCTGTAAAGAGTGCTCACCTGATATCATGGATAAATTCATGAGTGAAGCAG CTTTAATGAAAAAGCTGGACCACCCTCATATAGTGAGTCTGATAGGTATTATAGAGGAAGAACCTGTGTGGATCGTCATGGAGCTCTACCAGCATGGTGAG CTTGGAGATTACTTGAACAAAAACCAGAACACTTTGACCAATGTCACACTAGTCCTGTTTAGCCTACAGATCTGCAAAGCTCTGGTTTACTTACAGGGAAAGAACATGGTACACAG AGACATCGCGGTGAGAAATGTGCTTGTCGCCACACCAGACTGTGTGAAGCTCGGTGACTTTGGCCTATCCAGATACATAGAGAATGAGGAATATTACAAAG cttctgtTACACGATTGCCAATCAAGTGGATGGCCCCCGAGTCCATAAACTTCCGTCGGTTCACCACAGCCAGTGACGTGTGGATGTTTG CTGTCTGCATGTGGGAGATACTGAGTCGGGGGCAGCAGCCTTTCTTCTGGCTGGAAAACCGAGAAGTTATTAACCAGCTGGAGACGGGCATCAGACTGCCTAAGCCAGAGCAGTGCCCTCCTGCCCTGTACTCGCTCATGACCCGCTGCTGGAGCTACGACCCAAACGAGAGGCCCACCTTTACTGAACTTGTCTGCAAAATCAA TGATGTTCACAAAATGGAGAAGGACCTGGAAGCAGAGAcggagagaggcagacagagagccACCAGGTTTCTAGAGCCCAAGTTCAACTTTAGTGAACCTCCTCCAAAG TCTATTTATTTGTGCATGCAGCCCTCAAGACAAAACCCTGGTCGTTTTGGGAATACCCTCACCATCGGTCTGCACATCCAG CTAAGTGAGGCTTTGTGTGCCAGCTCTCCAGATTTGGTTAGTCCAAGTGATTATCAGTCTCCTGTAGACTCCACCAACAACCTCGTAGTTCCCAACATGCCTGTTCGGCGCCTCAGTCTTGGA GAGGGGGAGTTCAGCGTAGGACCAACCAGCATGGAGGACGCACAGCGCCTGTGGCAGTTAGAAAAGGCACGGATGCAGGAGACCATAACGAAACAGAAAGATGAGATGGTGGAGGACAAACAGTGGctggagaaagaggagaaactTCTG GAACCAGACCCTCAGCCGAATAACA ATGAACTTCAAAAGCCCCCTGAAAAGCCCCCAAGAATTTCCGTGCAG CCTGCCCCAACAGCAGAGCTAGATCGCTCTGAGGACAAGGTGTACCAGTGTGTCATGGATCTGGTTAAAATGGTAGTGCAGCTGAAAAATGATGTGAACACACTACCATCCTCTGAGTACATATCCATAGTCAAG TCTGTTGGAATGACGTTGAGGGATTTAATTTCCAGTGTTGATGAAATTATTCCCTCTTTACAAGGAGCTATAAGGACTGAG ATTGAGGGCACACAGAAGCTGCTGAATAAGGACATGGCGGAGCTGATTGGTAAGATGCGGCTGGCCCAACAAAACGCAATCACCTCTTTGAAGGAGGAGTGCAAGAAGCAGATGCTGGCAGCAGCTCACACGCTGGCCATGGATGCCAAAAACCTGCTGGATGCAG